From a region of the Apibacter sp. B3706 genome:
- the yaaA gene encoding peroxide stress protein YaaA, with product MKILLSPAKIMSLETNSSWNQHTQPEFIDYSKKLQLVLKEYSPSELENLLNISSKLSEENWERIHKWTPNPVKKECVQAIFAFKGEVYRGLDAESLSKSALDYLQKNLLILSGLYGLLHPSDDIMLYRLEMGKKLKTERANDLYGFWKDILTTYLNNLLENDEPILNLASKEYFKVIDLKKLKGQVMDIEFKDYKNGSLKSIMMYFKNARGKMTRWCAENSITHWEDIKTYNEDGYEYSDQLSTEKSLVFVR from the coding sequence CCCGAATTCATTGATTATAGTAAAAAATTACAACTTGTTTTAAAGGAATATTCTCCATCTGAATTAGAAAATTTATTGAATATTTCATCAAAATTGTCCGAAGAAAATTGGGAAAGAATTCATAAATGGACTCCCAATCCTGTAAAAAAGGAGTGCGTACAGGCTATTTTTGCATTTAAAGGAGAAGTTTACAGAGGGCTAGATGCCGAATCCTTATCTAAATCCGCCTTAGATTATTTACAAAAAAATTTATTAATTCTTTCAGGCCTTTACGGTTTGCTTCATCCTTCAGATGATATTATGTTATATCGATTAGAAATGGGTAAAAAACTTAAAACCGAACGAGCCAACGATTTATATGGGTTTTGGAAAGATATATTGACTACTTATTTGAATAATTTACTTGAAAATGATGAACCTATACTAAACCTTGCGAGTAAAGAATATTTTAAAGTAATTGACTTAAAAAAGTTGAAAGGTCAAGTTATGGATATTGAATTTAAAGATTATAAAAATGGATCTTTAAAAAGCATTATGATGTATTTTAAAAATGCCCGTGGAAAGATGACTCGTTGGTGCGCTGAAAACTCTATAACCCATTGGGAGGATATCAAGACGTATAATGAGGACGGATATGAATATTCAGATCAATTATCTACAGAAAAAAGTTTAGTATTTGTTAGGTAA